AGAAACATACTTACACCAGCTACACACCAACACTGCACCTCAGAAACATACTTATACCAGCTACACACCAACACTGCACCTCAGAAACATACTTATACCAGCTACACACCAACACTGCACCTCAGAAACATACTTATATCAGCTATGCACCAACACTGCATCTCAGAAACATACTTATACTACCTACACACCAACACTGCATCTCAGAAACATACTTACACCAGCTACACACCAACACTGCACTTCAGAAACATACTTATACCAGCTACACACCAACACTGCACTTCAGAAACATACTTATACCGCCTACACACCAACACTGCGCCTCAGAAACATACTTATATCAGCTACACACCAACACTGCATCTCAGAAACATACTTATACCAGCTACACACCAACACTGCACCTCAGAAACATACTTATACCAGCTACACACCAACACTGCATTTCAGAAACATACTTATACCAGCTATGCACCAACACTGCACTTCAGAAACATACTTATACCAGCTACACACCAACACTGCACTTCAGACACGTAATTATACCAGCTACACACCGACACTGCACCTCAGAAACGTACTTATACCAGGTACACACCGACACTGCACCAATGTTTTGTTAAGTAACCTGATAAAACCTGTATCGGACTAGCCAAGCACCGAGCTACTTTTGCATAAAGCTAATCGTCTATCTGCTAAAGTTCCCAACAATCTTGTATGAAGTCAATCATCGGTCACAGTCGCAGAAATTACCAGCTACCCTTTaaaagtttctttttatgttatgGAAAACTATCTGCCTCTTATGTCTCTTTAGCCTGTCCACACATTTGGTCTAATGACGATTGGTCCAATTCTGATTGGTTCAATGCTAAATCGTCTAAAATTAACTCGTTTATGGTATGATTAGTCTATTGACACAATTGATCTAAAATACTTAAGCTAATTATCCAACTACAAAGACAACAAAATAATGTTAAATAGTAGATTGAGTTCAATATCGGAGAAGAATCTAACagtaagtttaaaaatttgaacTTGAGAGACTTTGGGCGAAGAAGACAACAACGATATTTTAGAGTTTCTAAGAGCACTgggatataatataaaattttgagctagcagaataattattatattgttcATCATGTTAaatttttctctctctttcgtatgtaaaaatttttttgtacacAAAATTGTTTACCTTAATTTACATTAActccaataaaatttttgctttttcaaTTTGTGTGTACTAAATACAACTCTATGATTTCAGTTTGCGTATTTTCATTCTTGTCTTTATATCAATTTCAAATTAACCGTTATTAGACGAAATGGTATATTGGAAAAATCGGTTTTGAACTAAGCGTCTTTGGACAAATTTGCCTATTAGACCAATTGGCATTAGACCAAACATCGTAAACCATTCGTAACAAATCCCTTTTTGTTAACAATGCATAAGTTGGCTAGCTGTCTGTTAGAGGTAGTAATGATGCAGTTAGAGAGTTTGATGTCAACTGTTCACCATCAAGTTCCTTTAGTTTGCAGCTACAACCTTTGGAAATCCCGATTTTAATATCTGGTGTTCTCCAGTAGACAGATCAGacaacatcttggcagtcagagtAAGTAGTAACCTGAAGTATGTCATTGAAAAGTTGGAATTAACTTATTACCAGGTCGTTTTGTAGTTTATATTGCTGAGCATGTTTAAATTCTACTATTAAAACCTCGAAAGTTAACTTTTCCAAATGATTCCAAAGTTTATTCATGAGTAAGTCACCTTCTTGTTCAAAGTTACCTTCTTGGCGTGTAAGACTATCATAAGGTGCCTGATTTGTTTCTTTTACTGCAGCTTGCCAAGGCAGTCTGGTGGTATTACTTCTCCAAACCAATTGAGTTTCTTGACACTGTAAGTATGTGAACATTTCTCCAAAGTAAGTATATAAGTATGTGAATTTCTTGTGAAATAGAGCAATGGTGCTAAGGAAACGTTGATATGTGACACTGTGACACTTACATTGATCAGTAGTGTGTCACCTAGTTTGTCTAAAGTTTGTCTAAGTATGTTTAGTCATATGCGAGTGCAGATATTTGTCAATCATGTTAACATCGACTCTGGAGTACCTACTTACTAATAAGATGGATCAGGCTGGGGTTAAGTCTCCCAAAAAAAGAGGCGCAGGGACTGTTAACAAGAATGGTTTGCCGCAGGTTGTTTACACAATTACAATGTTTCCATAATGTAGCTGATAGTTACAATGAATGAACAAGGAATTGCACAAAACTAGTAGTagttgtttcactttcatctcCTCTTATTGGgttcataaaaaattaaaaaacatatGAACTGTATTTCAAATAATTAAGAAACAAAGTACAAACCCTTTTGTTTGACCTCATTCAGATAAGACAGAAACTGTCGCTGTTGTCGCTGTTGACAGAAATTCCGGAATACTTCTGgaatttctacaaaatattgaaaaataataacttttttgcCTGTTGATGGTGTTAGACTTATTATTCTTCATATGTATTTTATTGCATCTTGTAGCTATTCTTTGTGCTCcgaaaaaaaaacaatcaaatatcCTTTCTACACGTCTACCATCACTCAACAATGCCCTTACTTTGGTGGGTTGGAGCCCGATACCTTCCAGGTGGTTGCGGTAAGTTGTTTCCTTTACTCCCAAGTCCCATTTAACCTGCTCACCTACAGGTTTCGGAGTTGTTATTTCTTGACACAAAATAGCATCTCTTAAATTCACAGATTCTGCAAGTTTAATGGTGAGTAAGTAGATTAACTTCATAAATAGAATAGCTAAGTAGATTCTGGCATGTTTGCTCAGAAGCCTTTACGGTTGTGCAGATAGGCATTCCATAGATAGatacatcaatatatatattctattttataCCTATTTATTTATGGTAATATGTAGTATTTTATAcctatagttattttatatctattccATACTCTTTGTTAAGAATTAGATAATTAAGCTATGAAATCAAGGGAGATAAACCCTAATAATCTTGAGATAGGTGTTATTCACCAGTTTGGCTTGCATTTACATCTAACAAACACTGGAACATTTTAATGTCATAAGTTTGTTCTTTGGTAGGTGGACTTTAATTtcaaatatatgttataatgaATATTGGACAATTAATCTCAGTTTACCCAGAACTTTTAGTTCAGAAATagatataataatgataaacttttaatttggtaatttaaagaaatattattattaagtgAACAAAAAAGATACTACTTTTGAATTGATTTATTTGAGCAATTGTGTTTACAAATGCTTAAACTAATGACAATAGTTTTAATTAGAATTGTAAATAGCAGCACAGAACTTGTAAATTAGCTAGTAGCTAGTATAAGTATATTGATGTTGAGATCTTTTAATGCTTTCGATGTAGAAATATACACAGAACTGTTTTCACTGAATATAGTCCAAAGGTTTTGAGTTGTTACTccgtttttcaataaaatagttCTATGATGAAGACAGACTAGAAACTCTCTGGAGGATTGTAGGGCTAACATTGATGTTAATAATTGTAGCCTATTTCTCTGCAATGCTTAATTCCGGTGTACACACACTCATGTACTCCTACTATATGCTGTCGGCAATGGGTCCAAGAGTTAGAAAGTTTCTCTGGTGGAAGAAATACATGACGGCAATTCAACTGGTATATTTATCACTGTCTTCTTACTGTCATGATTTAGCTTAGCTCAAGTCAGAAATGTCAAACGCTTGAAATTAGTGTAGGATCACCAttccataaaataaatttgccaAGCAAAGAAACGTATTTTCAGCAGATCTTGATGTCTATGCTACTATTGTATATTGAGGTCTATGCAACAGTAGATTAACCCTATTTCTATTATGTATTGAGGTCTATGCAACAATAGATTAActctatttctattatatatcgAGGTCTATGTAAAGTAGATTAACTCtatttctattaatatattGAAGTATATGTAACAGTAGAATAAAcctatttctattatataatgAGGTAACAGTAGATTAActctatttctattatatattgaGGTCTTGTATCTTTGCAGATACAGTTCTGGCTAATACTGCTACACACAGCAAATGCAACTTATACTGACTGTGGCTACCCCACCGGATATGGAATTGCTCTGATTATTTATGTAGTGTCGCATATTTTCCTTTTCACTGACTTTTACAATAATGCTTACCGTGTCAGTGCCGATGCTGTAAAAGGACTCTCGTCAAAAGAAAACTCAAAGATAACGCCGCCTTCGGACAACCATGTGAAAGAAGATTAATTGCAGATATATGTAGATGTAATTGTATTACACAGATAATTTTATCTTGATCTCATCCAGTGTTTTTGCCATGGCGTGTTTTTGATAAGCATCTTTACATTTAAGTTTTTTGtaagatatttttaaattaattttatgtgATAAATCTTGCGTTTTGCTGTAAAACTTAAATAGCGAAATGCCTAGAAATGGTTGAAAATAGAAATTAGACCAGCTGTCACAAGAAACGCTGTATTATGGTAAATAATCATTAGAAAATACTCAGAGATTCTAGGATTGTACAGGTATTCCTATTAAGATTCCTGTACTACAAATGGGTAATTTAATTATTGCAGTTCACTATTTAACATTTGTTAGCGAACTATTAACATAATATTGAGTTTGATGCAAGCAAATTAAAATGGTCTTGATATTTCCAATGATTAAATTTACAAATACCCTTTTAAGTAGCAAACTCACCAGCCATTTCTGTCTCTTACTAGCCACTGTATGTACTCCCTTCAGTCATTTTACTAATCACTGTAAATACTCCCTTCAATCATCTTACTAACCACTGTAAGTACTTCCTTCAGTCATCTTACTAACCACTGTATGTACTCCCTTCAATCATCTTACTAATCACTGTATGTACTCCCTTCAATCATTTTGCTAACCACTGCAAGTACTCCCTTCAGTCATCTTACTAACTTACTAACCACTGTGAGTACTCCCTTCAGTAACCTTACTAACCACTGTATGTACTCCCTTCAATCATCTTACTAACCACTGTAAGTACTCCCTTCAGTCACTTTACTAACCACTGTATGTACTCCCTTCAATCATCTTACTAATCACTGTAAGTACTCTCTTCACATATCTTACTAACCACTGTAAGTACTCTCTTCAGTAATCTTACTAACCACTGTAAGTACTCCCTTCAGTCACTTTACTAACCACTGTATGTACTCCCTTCAATCATCTTACTAATCACTGTAAGTACTCTCTTCACATATCTTACTAACCACTGTAAGTACTCCCTTCAGTCATCTTACTAACTTACTAACCACTGTGAGTACTCCCTTCAGTAACCTTACTAACCACTGTATGTACTCCCTTCAATCATCTTACTAACCACTGTAAGTACTCCCTTCAGTCACTTTACTAACCACTGTATGTACTCCCTTCAATCATCTTACTAATCACTGTAAGTACTCTCTTCACATATCTTACTAACCACTGTAAGTACTCTCTTCAGTAATCTTACTAACCACTGTAAGTACTCCCTTCAGTCACTTTACTAACCACTGTATGTACTCCCTTCAATCATCTTACTAACCACCGTAAGTACTCCCTTCACTCATCTTACTAACCACTGTATGTCCTCCCTTTAGTCATATTACTAACCACTGTATGTACTCCCTTCAATCATCTTACTAACCACTGTAAGTACTCCCTTCAGTCACTTTACTAACCACTGTATGTACTCCCTTCAATCATCTTACTAATCACTGTAAGTACTCTCTTCACATATCTTACTAACCACTGTAAGTACTCTCTTCAGTAATCTTACTAACCACTGTAAGTACTCCCTTCAGTCACTTTACTAACCACTGTATGTACTCCCTTCAATCATCTTACTAACCACCGTAAGTACTCCCTTCACTCATCTTACTAACCACTGTATGTACTCCCTTTAGTCATCTTACTAGTCACTGTAAGTATTCCCTTTAGTCATCTTGCTAACCACTGTAAGTACTCCCTTCAATCATCTTACTAACTACTGCAAGTATTCCCTTCAGTAATCTTATTAACTACTGTAAGTAATCCCTTCAGTAATCTTACTAACCAA
The genomic region above belongs to Watersipora subatra chromosome 1, tzWatSuba1.1, whole genome shotgun sequence and contains:
- the LOC137402832 gene encoding very long chain fatty acid elongase 4-like gives rise to the protein MASTEKVLPGLIDCMHGSFTMFFEPLHRRFYAEKDPRVDGWLMMSSPYPTFILFVLYLLLVWQGPKYMAQRQAFNLQYILIIYNLMLVLLSAYMLYEFAATTFGNPDFNIWCSPVDRSDNILAVRLAKAVWWYYFSKPIEFLDTLFFVLRKKNNQISFLHVYHHSTMPLLWWVGARYLPGGCAYFSAMLNSGVHTLMYSYYMLSAMGPRVRKFLWWKKYMTAIQLIQFWLILLHTANATYTDCGYPTGYGIALIIYVVSHIFLFTDFYNNAYRVSADAVKGLSSKENSKITPPSDNHVKED